One genomic window of Salvia miltiorrhiza cultivar Shanhuang (shh) chromosome 4, IMPLAD_Smil_shh, whole genome shotgun sequence includes the following:
- the LOC131022089 gene encoding uncharacterized protein LOC131022089 has translation MASETVAVSSDHPAPSESEGFEKEVVKKIEAENDASHPAKESVESKITEESTCEAEAKIEEKQIEGHDVAEEPKTVAEEKIEDKAVSAEDEKAAPESSAQEKVDDDKTVEEESTQEKAEDKKPAEDKAVSVEDEKAAPESSAQEKVDDDKTVEEESTQEKVEEKKPVEEDKKVEDVPVVEAPPEKAEPVPVLAEKQVEEKCAELSEGKLEEPAKVADVPESLAAEVVVENKGEETPAQVVEEAAPAVEEAVEQVEKGIPECSVDKAEDAKLPKEEETNLSEAPAAAQVEEKEAVSDLIDEGNVKTEEKSTEAEKIEPKSDDVAEEKSVVAEEKPQDEKACEDEATPKDIKLEEKPVDETAKEEAKLEDVPKEGVAVKTQKQSLVKIVKQSLVKARKAIIGKSNNSKTPAAEQKDGAKA, from the exons ATGGCTAGTGAGACTGTTGCTGTTTCCTCAGATCATCCTGCCCCTTCTGAGTCCGAG GGATTTGAgaaagaagtggtgaagaaaATTGAAGCAGAAAATGATGCTTCTCACCCAGCAAAGGAAAGTGTGGAGAGTAAAATAACTGAGGAATCAACATGTGAAGCAGAAGCAAAGATAGAGGAGAAACAAATTGAGGGTCATGATGTAGCAGAAGAGCCAAAAACTGTGGCAGAGGAAAAGATTGAAGATAAGGCAGTTTCTGCTGAGGATGAGAAGGCGGCTCCCGAGTCGTCAGCTCAAGAAAAGGTCGATGATGACAAGACCGTTGAAGAGGAATCAACTCAAGAAAAGGCCGAGGACAAGAAGCCTGCTGAAGATAAGGCAGTTTCTGTTGAGGATGAGAAGGCGGCTCCCGAGTCATCAGCTCAAGAAAAGGTCGATGATGACAAGACCGTTGAAGAGGAATCAACTCAAGAAAAGGTCGAGGAAAAGAAGCCTGTTGAAGAGGACAAGAAAGTCGAGGATGTTCCAGTGGTAGAAGCACCTCCGGAGAAAGCAGAACCCGTGCCTGTTCTTGCTGAGAAGCAAGTGGAGGAGAAGTGTGCCGAGCTTAGTGAAGGGAAGTTGGAGGAACCAGCAAAAGTTGCTGATGTGCCGGAGTCCTTAGCTGCTGAGGTGGTTGTTGAGAACAAAGGCGAAGAAACGCCTGCCCAAGTGGTGGAAGAAGCTGCTCCTGCTGTGGAGGAGGCGGTTGAGCAAGTCGAGAAAGGGATTCCGGAATGTTCTGTTGACAAGGCTGAGGATGCCAAGTTGCCAAAGGAGGAAGAAACTAATCTCTCTGAAGCTCCTGCTGCTGCCCAAGTAGAAGAAAAGGAAGCTGTATCTGATCTGATTGATGAAGGGAATGTAAAAACAGAGGAGAAATCCACTGAGGCTGAGAAGATTGAACCAAAAAGTGATGATGTGGCTGAAGAGAAAAGTGTTGTAGCTGAAGAAAAGCCACAAGATGAAAAGGCATGCGAAGACGAGGCTACGCCCAAAGACATCAAATTGGAAGAGAAACCAGTTGATGAGACAGCAAAGGAGGAGGCTAAGTTGGAGGATGTTCCTAAAGAAGGCGTGGCGGTGAAGACTCAGAAGCAATCTCTTGTGAAGATTGTGAAGCAGTCGCTGGTGAAGGCGAGGAAAGCGATCATTGGGAAGTCGAACAACTCAAAGACGCCGGCTGCAGAGCAAAAGGATGGTGCCAAGGCTTGA